A region of Pseudomonas marginalis DNA encodes the following proteins:
- the rpmA gene encoding 50S ribosomal protein L27 produces the protein MAHKKAGGSTRNGRDSEAKRLGVKMYGGQKIIPGNIIVRQRGTQFHAGYGVGMGKDHTLFAKIEGVIKFEVKGAFNRRYVSVVAA, from the coding sequence ATGGCACACAAAAAAGCTGGTGGTAGTACCCGTAACGGTCGCGACTCAGAAGCCAAACGCCTTGGCGTTAAGATGTATGGCGGCCAGAAAATCATTCCGGGCAACATCATCGTGCGTCAGCGCGGCACCCAATTCCACGCCGGTTACGGTGTTGGCATGGGTAAAGATCACACCCTCTTCGCGAAAATCGAAGGCGTGATCAAGTTTGAAGTAAAAGGCGCGTTCAACCGCCGTTACGTGAGCGTTGTCGCCGCTTAA
- the rplU gene encoding 50S ribosomal protein L21, with amino-acid sequence MSYAVIVTGGKQYKVAPGEYLKIEKLEIATGESVTFDRVLLVANGDDVNIGAPVVAGATVVAEVISQGRHDKVRIIKFRRRKHHMKRMGHRQWYTEIKITGIQA; translated from the coding sequence ATGTCGTACGCAGTAATTGTTACTGGTGGCAAGCAATACAAGGTCGCCCCAGGTGAATACCTGAAGATCGAAAAACTGGAAATCGCTACCGGCGAATCCGTTACCTTTGATCGCGTTCTGTTGGTCGCCAATGGCGATGACGTGAACATCGGCGCTCCAGTTGTTGCTGGCGCTACCGTTGTGGCTGAAGTGATCTCCCAAGGTCGTCACGATAAAGTCCGCATCATCAAGTTCCGTCGTCGTAAGCACCACATGAAGCGTATGGGCCACCGCCAGTGGTACACCGAGATCAAAATCACCGGTATTCAGGCTTAA
- a CDS encoding polyprenyl synthetase family protein, translating into MQPQAFYRAVADDFSAVDGIIKQQLTSKVPLVSKIGDYITSAGGKRLRPLLVLLCGKALGREGDDLRLLAATIEFLHTATLLHDDVVDMSGMRRGRETANAMWGNAPSVLVGDFLYSRSFEMMVELGSMPVMKILSQATRIIAEGEVLQLSKVRDASTTEETYMEVIRGKTAMLFEASTHSAAALCGATAEQAEALRTFGDHLGVAFQLVDDLLDYRGDAETLGKNVGDDLAEGKPTLPLIYTMREGTPEQAALVRKAIQKGGIEDLEAIRAAVEASGSLEYTAQLARDYVARAIKCLQALPASEYRDALVELSEFAVARTH; encoded by the coding sequence ATGCAACCCCAAGCTTTCTACCGCGCGGTCGCGGACGATTTTAGCGCCGTCGACGGCATCATCAAGCAGCAGCTGACGTCTAAAGTGCCGCTGGTCTCCAAAATTGGCGACTATATTACGTCGGCGGGCGGTAAACGCCTGCGTCCTTTATTAGTGCTGCTGTGTGGCAAGGCCCTGGGCCGCGAAGGCGATGACCTGCGCCTGCTGGCCGCCACCATCGAGTTCCTGCACACCGCGACCCTGCTGCATGACGACGTGGTCGACATGTCCGGCATGCGCCGTGGCCGCGAGACCGCCAATGCGATGTGGGGCAATGCCCCGAGCGTGCTGGTGGGCGACTTCCTGTACTCGCGCTCGTTCGAAATGATGGTCGAGCTGGGCTCGATGCCGGTGATGAAGATTCTTTCCCAGGCCACGCGCATCATCGCTGAAGGCGAAGTGCTGCAGCTGTCCAAGGTTCGCGACGCCAGCACCACCGAAGAAACCTATATGGAAGTGATTCGCGGCAAGACCGCGATGCTCTTCGAAGCCTCCACACACAGTGCCGCCGCGCTCTGTGGCGCGACCGCCGAGCAGGCCGAAGCCCTGCGTACCTTTGGCGACCATCTGGGCGTGGCATTCCAGCTGGTGGACGACCTGCTCGACTACCGTGGCGATGCAGAGACCCTGGGCAAGAACGTCGGCGACGACCTGGCCGAAGGCAAACCGACCTTGCCGCTGATCTACACCATGCGCGAAGGCACGCCGGAACAGGCGGCACTCGTGCGCAAGGCGATCCAGAAAGGCGGGATCGAAGACCTGGAGGCCATCCGTGCTGCCGTGGAAGCTTCCGGCTCCCTGGAGTACACCGCGCAACTGGCGCGTGACTACGTGGCCCGTGCGATCAAGTGCCTGCAAGCCCTTCCGGCCAGCGAGTACCGGGATGCCCTGGTTGAGCTGAGTGAGTTTGCGGTCGCCCGTACTCACTAA
- a CDS encoding zinc ribbon domain-containing protein YjdM: MSTLPPCPKCNSEYTYEDGAQLICPECAHEWSANGEAEAAGDETVKKDSVGNVLQDGDTITVIKDLKVKGTSLVVKVGTKVKNIRLCDGDHDIDCKIDGIGPMKLKSEFVRKV, translated from the coding sequence GTGAGCACGTTGCCACCCTGCCCGAAATGCAATTCCGAATACACCTATGAAGACGGCGCCCAGCTGATCTGCCCGGAATGCGCCCATGAGTGGTCCGCCAATGGCGAGGCCGAAGCAGCCGGCGATGAAACCGTGAAGAAAGACTCTGTGGGCAACGTCCTGCAGGACGGCGACACCATCACCGTGATCAAAGACCTCAAGGTCAAGGGCACGTCCCTGGTCGTGAAGGTCGGCACCAAGGTCAAGAACATCCGCCTGTGCGACGGCGACCACGATATCGATTGCAAGATCGACGGTATCGGCCCGATGAAACTCAAGTCCGAGTTCGTGCGCAAAGTCTGA
- a CDS encoding FKBP-type peptidyl-prolyl cis-trans isomerase, translating into MSEVNLSTDETRVSYGIGRQLGDQLRDNPPPGVSLDAILAGLTDAFAGKPSRVDQEQMAASFKVIREIMQAEAAAKAEAAAGAGLAFLAENAKRDGITTLASGLQFEVLTAGDGAKPTREDQVRTHYHGTLIDGTVFDSSYERGQPAEFPVGGVIAGWTEALQLMNAGSKWRLYVPSELAYGAQGVGSIPPHSVLVFDVELLDVL; encoded by the coding sequence ATGTCCGAAGTTAATCTGTCCACCGACGAAACCCGCGTCAGCTACGGTATCGGCCGTCAGTTGGGCGACCAACTGCGCGACAACCCACCACCGGGTGTGAGCCTGGACGCGATCCTGGCTGGCCTGACCGATGCATTCGCCGGCAAACCAAGCCGTGTTGACCAGGAGCAAATGGCCGCCAGCTTCAAGGTCATCCGCGAAATCATGCAAGCCGAGGCTGCTGCCAAGGCTGAAGCCGCCGCAGGCGCTGGCCTGGCGTTCCTGGCTGAAAACGCCAAGCGTGATGGCATCACCACCCTGGCTTCCGGCCTGCAATTTGAAGTGCTGACCGCAGGTGACGGCGCCAAGCCGACCCGTGAAGACCAGGTTCGTACTCACTACCACGGCACCTTGATCGACGGCACGGTGTTCGACAGCTCCTACGAGCGTGGCCAGCCTGCAGAATTCCCGGTAGGCGGCGTGATCGCCGGCTGGACCGAAGCCCTGCAACTGATGAATGCCGGCAGCAAATGGCGCCTGTACGTGCCGAGCGAATTGGCTTACGGCGCTCAAGGCGTTGGCAGCATTCCGCCGCACAGCGTGCTGGTATTCGACGTCGAACTGCTCGACGTTCTGTAA
- a CDS encoding glyoxalase superfamily protein has product MHLGKVTPILRIFDEAKALEFYVDFLGFKVDWQHRFEANYPLYLQVSLGDCVLHLSEHHGDASPGAAVRIQAQGVDTYQQQLAGKDYRYAKPGVEETPWGSREMSIKDPFGNRVVFVEEGEG; this is encoded by the coding sequence ATGCACTTAGGAAAAGTTACCCCCATCCTGCGGATTTTCGATGAGGCCAAGGCCTTGGAGTTCTACGTCGACTTCCTGGGGTTCAAGGTCGATTGGCAGCATCGCTTTGAGGCGAATTATCCACTCTATCTGCAAGTGTCGCTGGGCGATTGTGTGCTGCACCTGTCCGAACATCATGGCGATGCTTCGCCGGGCGCGGCGGTGCGGATTCAGGCGCAAGGGGTGGACACGTACCAGCAGCAGTTGGCAGGCAAGGATTACCGTTACGCCAAGCCTGGGGTTGAGGAAACGCCTTGGGGATCGCGGGAGATGAGCATCAAGGATCCGTTTGGGAATCGGGTGGTGTTTGTTGAGGAAGGTGAGGGCTGA
- a CDS encoding N-acyl-D-amino-acid deacylase family protein, producing MTYDTLIRQALIIDGSNTEGFVADVGLRDGRIETIGDLSTAVAAHEIDATGRVLAPGFIDVHTHDDTVVIRQPQMLPKLSQGVTTVIVGNCGISASPVSLRSDPPDPMNLLGSAAAFVYPCFSDYRSAVESAHPAVNVAALIGHTALRSNHMDDLHRTATPDEIAAMRVQLHESLEAGALGLSTGLAYASAFSAETDEVLQLSEELTSFGAVYTTHLRSEFEPVLEAMDEAFLIGRHAQVPVIISHLKCAGAGNWGRSPQLLAALESAAKTHPVGCDCYPYAASSSTLDLKQVTDAFRITITWSTPHPEVGGRDLQDIAGEWDVSLMDAARRLQPAGAVYYGMDEADVRRILAHPLSMVGSDGLPEDPFPHPRLWGAFPRVLGHFSRDVGLFPLHTAVHKMTGLSAARFGLSERGEIREGHWADLVLFDPLRVRDVADFNEPQRAAQGIDGVWVNGVLSYSDGRANGQRSGRFLARSGDLRDGFSTL from the coding sequence ATGACGTACGACACGCTGATTCGCCAGGCGCTGATCATCGATGGCAGCAACACCGAAGGGTTTGTCGCCGATGTGGGGCTGCGTGACGGGCGCATCGAGACCATTGGCGACTTATCGACGGCGGTGGCCGCGCATGAAATCGATGCGACTGGCCGTGTGCTGGCGCCGGGCTTTATCGATGTCCACACCCATGACGACACGGTGGTCATCCGCCAGCCACAGATGCTGCCCAAGCTCAGCCAGGGCGTGACCACGGTGATTGTCGGCAACTGTGGCATCAGCGCCTCACCGGTGAGTTTGCGCAGCGATCCGCCGGACCCGATGAACTTGTTGGGCAGCGCTGCAGCGTTTGTTTATCCCTGTTTCAGCGACTATCGCAGCGCCGTTGAAAGCGCTCATCCAGCGGTCAACGTTGCGGCATTGATCGGTCACACGGCGCTGCGCAGTAACCACATGGACGACCTGCATCGCACTGCCACACCGGATGAAATCGCCGCCATGCGCGTGCAGTTGCACGAGAGTCTCGAGGCCGGCGCCCTCGGTTTATCCACAGGCCTGGCCTACGCCAGCGCGTTCAGTGCCGAGACCGATGAAGTGCTGCAACTGAGTGAAGAACTCACGTCCTTCGGTGCGGTGTACACCACCCATTTGCGCAGCGAATTCGAACCGGTGCTGGAGGCGATGGACGAGGCTTTTCTGATTGGCCGGCACGCACAGGTACCGGTGATCATTTCCCACCTCAAATGTGCGGGAGCGGGGAACTGGGGGCGTAGTCCGCAGCTGTTGGCAGCGTTGGAATCAGCGGCTAAAACCCATCCGGTGGGGTGTGATTGTTATCCCTATGCGGCCAGTTCCTCGACCCTGGACCTCAAGCAGGTGACCGACGCGTTTCGCATCACGATTACCTGGTCGACGCCGCACCCGGAAGTGGGTGGGCGCGACTTGCAGGACATTGCCGGCGAATGGGACGTCTCCCTGATGGACGCCGCCCGTCGTCTGCAGCCTGCGGGGGCGGTGTACTACGGGATGGATGAAGCGGATGTGCGACGCATCCTTGCGCATCCATTGTCGATGGTGGGGTCTGATGGGTTGCCCGAAGATCCGTTTCCACACCCACGCTTGTGGGGGGCGTTTCCACGGGTGCTGGGGCATTTCAGCCGGGATGTCGGGTTGTTCCCGTTGCATACCGCCGTGCACAAGATGACCGGCTTGTCGGCAGCGCGTTTTGGGTTATCCGAGCGTGGTGAAATTCGTGAAGGGCACTGGGCCGACCTTGTGTTGTTCGACCCGTTGCGGGTACGGGATGTGGCGGACTTCAATGAACCTCAGCGTGCAGCGCAAGGCATTGATGGCGTGTGGGTCAACGGCGTATTGAGCTACAGCGATGGTCGGGCGAACGGTCAGCGATCGGGGCGATTCCTGGCGCGCAGTGGGGATTTGCGTGATGGGTTTTCGACTCTATAG
- a CDS encoding MurR/RpiR family transcriptional regulator, translating into MDILYQIRARQDSFSAGEGRIARLMLEDVGFAASASLEELSQRAEVSTATLSRFARSVGCRDLRDLRLQLAQASGVGSRFLDPAGLPEQSAFHRQILGDIEATLRQHLSGFNQASFVDAVNLLGKARMIHAFGMGGPSSLCSDELQVRLVRLGYPIAASHDPVMMRVTAATLGPEHALIVCSLTGLTPELLDVVALARNYDARIVAITLADSPLAQLADVLLPLQPAETSFIYKPTAARYGMLLAIDLLATELALALPDDNQERLRRIKLALDDYRGGPDSLPLGD; encoded by the coding sequence ATGGACATCCTCTACCAGATCCGCGCCCGCCAGGATTCCTTCAGCGCCGGCGAAGGGCGTATCGCCAGGCTGATGCTGGAGGATGTGGGCTTTGCCGCCTCGGCCAGCCTGGAAGAGCTGTCCCAACGGGCCGAGGTCAGTACCGCGACCTTATCGCGGTTTGCCCGCAGTGTCGGTTGCCGGGACTTGCGCGATCTGCGCCTGCAACTGGCCCAGGCCAGCGGCGTCGGCAGCCGCTTCCTGGACCCGGCGGGGTTGCCTGAGCAGTCGGCGTTTCATCGGCAGATTCTTGGCGATATCGAGGCGACGCTGCGCCAGCATTTGTCGGGTTTCAACCAGGCGAGTTTTGTCGATGCGGTCAACCTGCTGGGGAAGGCGCGGATGATCCACGCGTTCGGCATGGGCGGGCCGTCGAGTTTGTGCAGCGATGAATTGCAGGTGCGCCTGGTTCGCCTGGGCTACCCGATTGCCGCCAGCCACGACCCGGTGATGATGCGTGTCACGGCGGCAACCCTGGGGCCGGAACACGCGCTGATCGTCTGCTCGCTCACCGGCCTCACCCCCGAGTTGCTTGATGTGGTGGCGCTGGCGCGCAACTACGACGCGCGCATCGTCGCCATCACCCTGGCCGACTCGCCCCTGGCGCAGTTGGCGGATGTGCTGCTGCCGCTGCAACCGGCCGAAACCAGTTTTATCTACAAACCCACGGCGGCGCGCTACGGCATGCTGCTGGCCATCGACCTGCTCGCCACCGAGCTGGCGCTGGCCCTGCCCGACGACAACCAGGAACGTTTGCGCCGGATCAAGCTGGCCCTCGACGATTATCGCGGCGGCCCTGACAGCCTGCCGCTTGGAGATTGA
- a CDS encoding gluconate:H+ symporter, translating into MAASPGFGLLAYAAIAIIALIVLIARYRLNPFIVITLVSIGLALMAGMPADTIMGSYEAGVGKTLGHIALVVALGTMLGKMMAESGGAEQVARTLINRFGERNAHWAMVCIAFLVGLPLFFEVGFVLLVPIAFTVARRVGVSILMVGLPMVAGLSVVHALVPPHPAAMMAVLAYNASVGQTVLYAILIGIPTAIIAGPVYAKFIVPRIHLPAENPLERQFIEREPRERLPSFALTMGTILLPVVLMMIGGWANVISTPGTGFNQFLLFIGNSVIALLVATLVSFWTLGLAQGFNRESILRFTNECLAPTASITLLVGAGGGLNRILVDAGVTHEILGLAHAFHLSPLVMGWLFAALMRIATGSATVAMTTASGVVAPVALGLGYPHPELLVLATGAGSVIFSHVNDGGFWLIKEYFNMTVIQTFKTWTVLETLISVVAFGLTYGLSCIL; encoded by the coding sequence ATGGCCGCATCACCGGGCTTCGGGCTGTTGGCATACGCTGCCATCGCCATCATTGCTTTGATCGTGCTGATCGCACGTTACCGGCTCAACCCGTTTATCGTCATCACCCTGGTGTCCATCGGCCTGGCGCTGATGGCCGGGATGCCGGCGGACACCATCATGGGTTCCTACGAGGCGGGCGTCGGCAAAACCCTGGGGCATATCGCCCTGGTCGTGGCGCTGGGCACCATGCTCGGCAAGATGATGGCCGAGTCCGGTGGCGCCGAGCAGGTGGCGCGCACGCTGATCAACCGTTTCGGCGAACGTAATGCCCATTGGGCCATGGTGTGCATCGCCTTCCTGGTGGGGCTGCCGCTGTTTTTCGAAGTGGGCTTTGTATTGCTGGTGCCGATCGCCTTTACCGTGGCGCGGCGCGTGGGGGTGTCGATCCTGATGGTCGGCCTGCCAATGGTTGCCGGCTTGTCGGTGGTGCATGCGTTGGTGCCGCCGCACCCGGCGGCGATGATGGCCGTGCTGGCGTATAACGCGTCGGTGGGGCAGACCGTGCTCTATGCGATCCTCATCGGTATCCCGACGGCGATCATCGCCGGCCCGGTGTACGCCAAATTCATCGTGCCGCGTATTCACCTGCCGGCGGAAAACCCGCTGGAACGCCAGTTCATCGAGCGCGAACCCCGTGAGCGTTTGCCGAGCTTTGCACTGACCATGGGCACCATCCTGTTGCCGGTGGTGCTGATGATGATCGGCGGTTGGGCCAACGTGATTTCCACCCCGGGTACGGGCTTCAACCAGTTCCTGCTGTTTATCGGCAACTCGGTGATCGCGCTGCTGGTGGCGACCCTGGTGAGTTTCTGGACCCTGGGCCTGGCGCAGGGCTTCAACCGCGAGTCGATCCTCAGGTTCACCAATGAATGCCTGGCGCCGACCGCGAGTATCACCTTGCTGGTGGGCGCGGGCGGTGGCCTGAACCGGATCCTCGTGGATGCAGGCGTCACTCATGAGATCCTCGGCCTAGCCCATGCCTTCCACTTGTCGCCGCTGGTGATGGGCTGGCTGTTCGCGGCGTTGATGCGGATTGCGACGGGCTCAGCCACGGTAGCCATGACTACGGCTTCGGGCGTGGTAGCCCCGGTCGCCCTGGGCCTGGGTTATCCACACCCGGAATTGCTGGTGTTGGCTACTGGCGCGGGTTCGGTGATCTTTTCCCACGTTAACGACGGCGGCTTCTGGCTGATCAAGGAATACTTCAATATGACGGTGATCCAGACCTTCAAGACCTGGACCGTATTGGAGACCCTGATCTCTGTGGTTGCCTTCGGTCTGACTTACGGTCTGTCCTGCATTTTGTAA
- a CDS encoding lysozyme inhibitor LprI family protein — MIRTTLAAGALLLAVCGTAAAADNPALKKCMDGANTTADMVSCNVKETKVQDTRLNKAYKTALAAQEGNRRQQLQDLQRLWIKYRDANCAFVGSATGGTIDQVNGTGCVLDMTQTRAQELEDLVGP, encoded by the coding sequence ATGATTCGCACCACACTCGCCGCCGGCGCCCTGCTTCTCGCCGTGTGCGGCACTGCCGCCGCTGCCGACAACCCGGCGCTGAAAAAATGCATGGACGGCGCCAATACCACTGCCGACATGGTCAGCTGCAACGTCAAGGAAACCAAGGTGCAAGACACGCGCCTGAACAAAGCCTACAAAACCGCCCTCGCCGCCCAGGAAGGCAACCGCAGGCAGCAACTGCAGGACCTGCAGCGCCTGTGGATCAAGTACCGTGACGCCAATTGTGCCTTCGTCGGCTCGGCTACCGGCGGCACCATCGACCAGGTCAACGGCACCGGCTGCGTGCTGGACATGACCCAGACCCGCGCCCAGGAACTGGAAGACCTGGTCGGGCCGTAA
- a CDS encoding SulP family inorganic anion transporter, whose amino-acid sequence MNLTRLRADALAGLTTSFALLPECIAFALVAHLNPLMGLYGAFIICTLTALFGGRPGMVSGAAGSMAVVIVALVVQHGVEYLLATVLLGGLIMVAFGLLRLGKLVRMVPHPVMLGFVNGLAIIIALAQLEHFKNGERWLSGTPLYVMTGLVLVTMAIVYLLPRITRAVPPALVAILGVGLAVYLLGLPTRTLGDMAHIAGGLPSFALPQIPWTLETLGIIAPYAFLMAMVGLLETLLTLNLTDEITETRGYPDRESVALGAANMLSGLFGGMGGCAMIGQTVINLSSGGRGRFSGVFAGVMILLFILFLSPLIERIPLAALVGVMFVVSQQTFAWASLRVINKVPLNDVLVIIAVTVITVFTDLATAVLCGIVIAALNFAWQQARELYADEHLEADGSRLYRLHGTLFFASTTPFLNQFDPANDPAQVTLDCRHLSFVDYSAIAALMTLRERYSKAGKHLRVLHLSERCKKLLKRAKVHHD is encoded by the coding sequence ATGAACCTCACTCGTCTGCGCGCCGATGCCCTGGCCGGCCTCACCACGTCCTTTGCGCTGCTGCCCGAATGCATCGCCTTTGCCCTGGTGGCTCACCTCAACCCGCTGATGGGGCTGTACGGCGCCTTTATCATCTGCACCCTCACGGCGTTGTTCGGCGGCCGGCCCGGCATGGTGTCCGGGGCGGCAGGCTCGATGGCGGTGGTGATCGTCGCGCTGGTGGTGCAGCACGGCGTGGAATACCTGCTGGCTACGGTACTGCTGGGCGGGCTGATCATGGTCGCGTTCGGCCTGTTGCGCCTGGGCAAGCTGGTGCGCATGGTGCCGCACCCGGTGATGCTGGGGTTCGTCAACGGCCTGGCGATCATCATTGCCCTGGCCCAGTTGGAACATTTCAAGAACGGTGAACGCTGGCTCAGCGGTACGCCGTTGTACGTGATGACGGGCCTGGTGCTGGTGACCATGGCCATCGTCTACCTGCTGCCGCGCATCACCCGTGCGGTGCCGCCGGCCCTGGTGGCGATCCTTGGCGTGGGCCTGGCCGTGTACCTGCTCGGCCTGCCGACCCGTACCCTCGGCGACATGGCCCACATCGCCGGCGGCCTGCCGAGCTTCGCGCTGCCGCAGATCCCCTGGACCCTGGAAACCCTCGGCATCATCGCCCCCTATGCGTTCCTGATGGCCATGGTCGGCCTGCTGGAAACCCTGCTGACCCTGAACCTCACCGACGAAATCACCGAGACCCGTGGCTACCCCGACCGCGAAAGCGTGGCCCTGGGCGCGGCGAATATGCTCTCGGGCCTGTTCGGCGGGATGGGCGGTTGCGCGATGATCGGGCAAACCGTGATCAACCTCAGCTCTGGCGGGCGTGGACGTTTCTCCGGGGTGTTCGCCGGGGTGATGATCCTGCTGTTTATTTTGTTTCTGTCACCGCTGATCGAGCGGATCCCGCTGGCGGCGCTGGTGGGGGTGATGTTCGTGGTGTCCCAGCAGACCTTCGCCTGGGCGTCCCTGCGGGTGATCAACAAGGTGCCGCTCAATGATGTGCTGGTGATTATCGCGGTAACAGTGATCACGGTGTTCACCGACCTGGCCACCGCCGTGCTGTGCGGCATCGTGATCGCAGCACTGAACTTTGCCTGGCAACAGGCCCGTGAGCTGTACGCCGATGAGCATCTGGAAGCGGATGGCAGCAGGCTCTATCGCCTGCACGGTACGCTGTTCTTTGCCTCGACGACGCCGTTCCTGAACCAGTTCGACCCGGCCAACGACCCCGCCCAGGTGACGCTGGATTGTCGTCACCTGAGCTTTGTCGACTACTCGGCGATTGCCGCACTGATGACCCTGCGCGAGCGCTACAGCAAGGCCGGCAAGCATTTGCGCGTGCTGCATTTGTCCGAACGCTGCAAGAAGCTGCTCAAGCGTGCCAAGGTTCACCACGACTGA
- a CDS encoding AAA family ATPase, which yields MIKTIVIKGFKSIPELTLELGRVNCFIGANGVGKSNILEAIGVLGAAANGVVDSESLLRRGVRPGLPRLYKTSFTGGRTPPEIRLSAIGAQSEEYRTSILNPIDKPEPAWEFKTEYLRDSNTEILTAGVRSLKNLKPTAGLAALKLVDLSPDNPAAKLMQQLQDYAIYSPNTPTLRAMVADPQTRSPLGLSGGRLADAFAELKSALDADPQLMDSVLELIDWVVDIDAVSTANSLLSPSVSRTGQSVLKLTDRYMKSGRNSLTAYDASEGALYVLFSAILCLSPAAPMVLAIDNLDQALNPRLAMRLTEKLSYWLKKNDARRQLLFTTHNPAVLDGLDLSDDEIRLFAVDRNSEGHTSVIRIEPTEKLLKMNKEYPLSRLWMMGHLGALPNV from the coding sequence ATGATAAAAACCATAGTGATTAAAGGCTTCAAGTCTATTCCAGAGTTGACGCTAGAGTTAGGACGAGTTAATTGCTTTATCGGCGCCAACGGTGTCGGTAAAAGTAATATCTTGGAGGCCATTGGTGTTTTGGGCGCAGCAGCAAACGGCGTAGTTGATTCGGAGTCTCTTCTGCGACGTGGCGTCAGACCTGGTTTGCCGAGACTTTACAAAACGTCGTTCACCGGCGGAAGAACGCCGCCAGAAATTCGATTGAGTGCCATAGGTGCTCAAAGTGAGGAATATAGAACTTCAATTTTGAACCCTATTGATAAGCCTGAGCCGGCTTGGGAGTTCAAGACAGAGTATCTACGAGATTCGAATACTGAGATTCTGACTGCCGGTGTCAGAAGTTTGAAAAATTTGAAACCTACTGCTGGATTGGCGGCACTTAAGTTGGTGGATCTTTCACCGGATAACCCGGCTGCCAAATTGATGCAGCAGTTGCAGGACTACGCGATTTATAGCCCGAATACACCCACCCTACGGGCAATGGTGGCTGACCCGCAAACGCGTTCACCGCTGGGGTTGTCGGGCGGGCGGCTGGCTGACGCATTTGCTGAACTCAAGAGTGCTTTGGACGCTGATCCGCAATTGATGGACTCCGTACTGGAGTTAATCGACTGGGTTGTCGATATCGACGCCGTATCAACGGCAAATTCTTTATTGTCACCCTCGGTATCCCGTACTGGCCAAAGCGTTCTAAAGCTTACTGATCGATATATGAAAAGTGGGCGCAACTCTCTCACGGCATACGACGCCAGTGAGGGCGCTTTGTACGTATTGTTCAGTGCAATTCTATGTTTATCTCCTGCCGCGCCGATGGTGCTTGCGATTGACAATCTGGACCAAGCCTTGAACCCGCGTCTTGCCATGCGGCTGACTGAAAAACTGTCTTATTGGTTGAAGAAAAACGATGCCCGCAGACAGCTACTGTTTACAACTCATAACCCTGCCGTACTTGATGGACTTGACCTTTCGGATGATGAAATTCGTTTATTTGCGGTTGATCGCAATAGTGAAGGCCATACCAGTGTTATTCGGATAGAGCCAACCGAAAAGCTACTGAAAATGAACAAAGAATATCCGCTGTCCCGGCTATGGATGATGGGGCACCTAGGGGCGCTGCCCAATGTCTGA
- a CDS encoding NAD-dependent epimerase/dehydratase family protein, with protein MHVFITGAAGFIGGSIATGLVKAGHTVTGLVRSAEQAAEMTALGINPVIGTLDDAAVLTEQAHKADAVINAASSDHRAAVETLLAALKGSDKPFLHTSGSSIVGDASGGKSSDVIYFEDSLPEPTVDKAARVAIDNLILAAAKDGVNSAVICNTLIYGHSLGVKRDSVQLPRLLKQARKSGVVRHVGTGQNIWSNVHIEDVVALYLLALTRNVPGTFYFVESGEASFIDMTTAIAQALNLGRPQDWPLAEAEAEWGYEMANYGLGSNSRVRGRHARELLGWAPKRTSVVEWIRHEMV; from the coding sequence ATGCACGTATTCATTACCGGCGCAGCCGGTTTTATCGGCGGTTCCATCGCCACCGGCCTGGTCAAGGCCGGTCACACGGTCACCGGCCTGGTACGTAGCGCCGAGCAAGCGGCTGAAATGACCGCCCTGGGCATCAACCCGGTGATCGGCACCCTCGACGATGCTGCTGTGTTGACCGAGCAAGCGCACAAAGCCGATGCAGTGATCAATGCCGCGAGCAGCGACCATCGTGCTGCGGTGGAAACCCTGCTGGCCGCACTGAAAGGTTCGGACAAGCCATTCCTGCACACCAGCGGTTCGAGCATCGTGGGGGATGCGTCGGGCGGTAAGTCCAGCGATGTCATCTATTTCGAAGACAGCCTGCCGGAACCGACCGTCGACAAGGCTGCCCGCGTGGCCATCGACAACCTGATCCTGGCGGCCGCAAAAGACGGCGTGAACTCAGCGGTGATCTGCAACACGCTGATCTACGGCCACAGTCTCGGTGTGAAGCGCGACAGCGTGCAACTGCCGCGCTTGCTCAAGCAGGCACGCAAGAGCGGTGTGGTGCGCCATGTCGGCACCGGGCAGAACATCTGGTCCAACGTGCACATTGAAGACGTGGTGGCGCTGTACCTGCTGGCACTGACCCGCAACGTGCCGGGTACGTTCTACTTTGTGGAAAGCGGCGAGGCCTCGTTTATCGACATGACCACGGCGATTGCCCAAGCCCTGAACCTGGGCCGGCCGCAGGATTGGCCGTTGGCCGAGGCTGAGGCCGAGTGGGGCTATGAAATGGCCAACTATGGCCTGGGCTCCAACAGCCGCGTGCGCGGCAGGCATGCCCGCGAGTTGCTGGGTTGGGCGCCGAAGCGTACGTCCGTAGTCGAGTGGATTCGCCACGAGATGGTTTAA